TTCAAGACGAGAGCAAAAGTCTTCTACTGTGCGAAGGTTACGTTCAACAAATTCACTTTTTTCAGCCCCATGAATTAGTTCAGCCAATGTAATAGAGGAAATGGCCAATCTGCCTGAATGTTCATTAAATTTACCTAAGACTTCCATAGGTTTGCGCTTAATGACATAAATACAGATATTGGTATCTAACATGTATTTCAACATTAAAACGATTCTCTTTCTTGTTGTTCTTGTGAAGCTCGTTCAGTCATAAAATCTTCTGACACACCTTCTGAGGACATAAAGAAGCTATCCCACACATTATCGACAGGAGACAATATGCGTTCGTTACCTACTACTCTAACGACAACCTTTTTAACATTTTCAGGAAAGCGTGTTTCCGCTGGGAGCCTGACCGCTTGAGTTCTGTTGTTTACAAAAACAGTGCCTTGTTGTTGCATAGATACCTCCAACATTTAACTATATACAAATAGTATATAGCAATGCGCGTATATAGCGATGCTATATAGATATTATGTTCAGCTATCAATACCGTCACTTAATGAATCTTTCTCACAGACACTGTTATCGACAGGAATATCTTTTAAAACTCCTTTTGCAGCGCCAAACTCTTTTCCAACAGGTCGCATCCGATCCCATTCTTTGAGTTCATCAGGCATAGGCTTGCCTTCATCGCATTGTGATAACAATTCATCGAGGTTTGGTGGTTCTTTTTCCATTTCAGTTTCCTTAAATATTTGCATAAAAATTTTCCGCTGTTTCTATGATTGAGCTGTCATGCCTTATTACTTTGGAGCGTAAACTATTTGTTGATAAGTCCGTTAGCTTTTGAAGCGACTGAATCAAAAGGCTACCAGTAGATCTTTTATTACTGTCCTACAGCAGTTTCAATTAGTCGATCTCTTTTAAAAGTATATGTATGATTTCACCGCTCGCTAAATCAAAAAGAAGGAAGTGCGAAATGGAATATGGATTATCAAGAATTATCTTGATTGACTCTTACTTGCCCGGTCGAATTTATGAAGTCGACGTGGC
This sequence is a window from Pseudoalteromonas ulvae UL12. Protein-coding genes within it:
- the vapB gene encoding type II toxin-antitoxin system VapB family antitoxin, which gives rise to MQQQGTVFVNNRTQAVRLPAETRFPENVKKVVVRVVGNERILSPVDNVWDSFFMSSEGVSEDFMTERASQEQQERESF
- the vapC gene encoding type II toxin-antitoxin system tRNA(fMet)-specific endonuclease VapC → MLKYMLDTNICIYVIKRKPMEVLGKFNEHSGRLAISSITLAELIHGAEKSEFVERNLRTVEDFCSRLEVLGYGDKAAGHYGSIRSDLEKKGQVIGVNDLHIAAHARSEGLVLVTNNLKEFNRVDALRTDNWIV